A single window of Rhodobacteraceae bacterium S2214 DNA harbors:
- the malQ gene encoding 4-alpha-glucanotransferase, whose amino-acid sequence MTVQDDLAALADICGIVPHFYDLQGQQLPTSPETQRALLAANGIDVSTDDAIQSSLAQLRFDRDDRWFPDEIIVEAGVEAWQNFGLGAAWDIRLDESDDILVSGEPDDQITVPPLDPGIYTLTATASGRTEVITVIAAPKTLPSVPDLTGATRLWGMNLALYGLRSERNAGLGDFADLGAVAQIAGGQGADFVGINPLHAMGYADQAAISPYSPSHRGYLNTACIALDALPGAGDAGDFADLRASETVAYQDHKPRHAAALETAFTTFLTKADPADAQSFAAFQSNGGDDLHKFATFEALSEIYGPDWRQWPDTPANPDPARVTFHMWLQWVADRQLSDAQAQAKAGGMALGLYLDLAVGSRRDGAESWCAQTAIAQGVSIGAPPDHLSPAGQNWDLAAFAPRKLKAERYRPLRRIIAQTIRHAGIIRIDHVLGLNRSYWIPDDGSPGGYIHQPFESLLAVIKIEAARYNCAVIGEDLGLVPDGFRDTMRAHGFYGYSVLQYEKDDSGAFRTSDAVSAQVLSCFATHDTPTVKGYETGHDIDWWENLSWVDRETAKNMREQRKADVSRYTENGDFSTNVHGMLAGSSACLAAVQLDDVLGAKEAQNLPGTIDEHPNWRRKYDIALEDLNDAPALNAMAALMTGAGR is encoded by the coding sequence ATGACCGTGCAGGATGATCTAGCCGCACTTGCCGATATCTGTGGCATCGTCCCGCATTTCTACGATCTTCAAGGCCAACAATTACCAACATCACCTGAAACGCAACGTGCCTTGCTGGCGGCCAACGGGATTGATGTATCGACTGACGACGCAATCCAGTCGTCGCTGGCGCAATTGCGCTTTGACCGCGATGATCGGTGGTTTCCGGATGAAATCATCGTCGAAGCGGGTGTTGAGGCTTGGCAAAACTTTGGATTGGGCGCTGCGTGGGATATTCGTTTAGACGAAAGTGATGATATTCTTGTGTCGGGCGAACCGGATGATCAAATCACGGTGCCGCCGCTTGATCCGGGGATTTATACGCTAACTGCAACGGCATCTGGCCGGACAGAGGTCATCACTGTCATCGCAGCCCCCAAGACATTGCCATCCGTTCCTGATTTGACCGGTGCTACGCGGCTTTGGGGCATGAACCTTGCGTTGTATGGGTTACGGTCAGAACGAAACGCAGGGCTGGGTGATTTTGCTGATCTTGGTGCTGTCGCACAGATTGCAGGCGGGCAGGGTGCTGATTTCGTTGGCATTAACCCACTGCATGCAATGGGGTATGCGGATCAGGCGGCGATTAGTCCTTATTCACCTTCGCATCGGGGTTATTTGAATACAGCTTGCATCGCGCTTGATGCGTTGCCCGGTGCTGGTGACGCGGGTGATTTCGCGGACTTGCGGGCGTCAGAAACGGTCGCTTACCAAGATCACAAACCGCGCCATGCGGCAGCGCTGGAAACGGCATTCACCACGTTCCTAACCAAAGCGGATCCGGCTGATGCACAAAGTTTTGCGGCCTTCCAATCCAACGGCGGCGACGATCTGCACAAGTTCGCCACCTTTGAGGCGCTCAGCGAAATTTATGGGCCTGACTGGCGCCAATGGCCTGATACGCCTGCTAATCCTGATCCCGCACGCGTAACATTTCACATGTGGTTGCAATGGGTCGCTGACCGGCAATTGTCGGACGCGCAGGCGCAGGCCAAAGCAGGGGGGATGGCGCTTGGGCTTTACCTTGACCTTGCGGTTGGGTCGCGGCGCGATGGTGCTGAAAGCTGGTGTGCACAAACCGCGATTGCACAGGGTGTGTCCATCGGGGCACCGCCTGATCACCTAAGCCCTGCAGGGCAGAACTGGGATTTGGCGGCGTTTGCGCCCCGCAAATTGAAAGCTGAACGATACCGGCCGTTGCGCCGGATTATCGCGCAAACCATTCGTCATGCAGGCATCATCCGGATCGATCATGTTCTAGGCCTTAACCGCAGCTATTGGATTCCGGACGACGGCAGTCCGGGGGGCTACATTCACCAGCCGTTTGAAAGCCTGCTCGCCGTGATCAAGATCGAAGCAGCGCGGTACAATTGCGCGGTGATTGGCGAAGATCTTGGGCTGGTTCCTGACGGGTTCCGTGACACGATGCGTGCACACGGGTTCTACGGGTATTCCGTGTTGCAGTACGAAAAAGACGACTCTGGTGCGTTTCGTACTTCGGACGCTGTATCGGCACAGGTGCTGTCATGTTTTGCGACGCACGACACCCCGACCGTTAAAGGGTATGAGACAGGGCACGACATTGATTGGTGGGAAAACCTGTCGTGGGTTGATCGCGAGACCGCAAAAAACATGCGTGAGCAGCGTAAAGCAGACGTGTCCCGCTACACGGAAAACGGCGACTTTAGCACAAACGTCCATGGGATGCTGGCGGGGTCATCCGCTTGCTTGGCAGCTGTTCAATTGGACGATGTGTTAGGAGCGAAAGAAGCGCAGAACCTGCCCGGAACCATCGACGAGCACCCGAATTGGCGACGCAAATATGACATAGCGCTGGAAGACCTGAACGACGCCCCCGCATTAAATGCGATGGCTGCGTTGATGACAGGTGCGGGGCGCTAA
- the glgX gene encoding glycogen debranching protein GlgX, producing the protein MTAYSLSGGSANTLGAIHDGAGVNFAVFSAHATKIELCLFSPDGSRETVRIALPERTGHVWHGYLHDLPIGTLYGYRAHGPYAPELGHRFNANKLLLDPYARQLHGTWVNHPATLGYDDTSSACDLSFDSRDSAPYVPKSVVFDPKQFAGMPPGHHRKSNRDLIYEAHPKGATKAHAGISENIRGTYEGLASDEMLDHLKTIGVQAVELMPVHSFVDEKFLDDRGLTNYWGYNSIGFFALEPRYLGPDGIAGFRKMVDRFHAAGIEVILDVVYNHTAEGDQRGPTLSYRGLDNASYYRLTAGQPRYYVNDTGCGNTLNVAHPYVLRMVLDSLRFWVECMGIDGFRFDLATTLGREDHGFDVRGGFFDALRQDPVLANVRMIAEPWDIGPGGYQLGGFPHEFNEWNDSYRDTVRRYWRGDAHSAQELGARLLGSADKFDHKGRRADSSINFLASHDGFTLADTTRYNHRHNEANTENNRDGHHSNYSDNAGVEGETDDPAIRLIRTRRQRNMLATLFLSQGTPMIPAGDEFANSQKGNNNAYCQDNPIGWIDWETADTELLAFVASLSTFRRNHLSVRQNRFLHGAARPKDGLPDVAWTDFAGEPLEWRDPGLANLCLLLRCSAEAPDYAPDSDIVFIVFNRAPEPGKVILPLPEPDHHWVRAIDTDANEQGAFCELEGPHTIVAGETVVAFVQKTDGAQL; encoded by the coding sequence ATGACTGCCTATTCTCTTTCCGGTGGCTCAGCCAATACGTTGGGCGCCATTCATGATGGCGCGGGCGTCAATTTTGCGGTGTTTTCTGCGCATGCGACCAAGATTGAATTGTGCCTGTTTTCGCCGGACGGCAGCCGTGAAACGGTGCGGATCGCATTGCCGGAACGCACCGGACATGTTTGGCACGGCTACTTGCATGATTTGCCTATAGGGACGCTATACGGGTACCGCGCCCATGGGCCTTATGCGCCGGAATTGGGACATCGGTTCAACGCCAATAAGCTGTTGCTTGATCCCTATGCGCGCCAGTTGCACGGCACATGGGTGAACCACCCTGCGACGCTTGGATATGATGACACATCGTCGGCGTGTGATCTGTCGTTCGACAGCCGTGATAGCGCGCCGTATGTGCCGAAATCCGTGGTTTTTGACCCTAAGCAATTCGCCGGTATGCCCCCCGGACACCACCGCAAGTCGAACCGTGACCTGATCTACGAAGCCCATCCGAAAGGCGCGACAAAAGCCCATGCGGGCATTTCCGAAAATATCCGTGGCACCTACGAAGGGCTAGCGTCGGACGAGATGCTTGATCATCTGAAAACGATAGGTGTTCAGGCCGTCGAACTGATGCCTGTTCATAGCTTTGTTGATGAAAAGTTTCTCGATGATCGCGGGCTGACGAATTACTGGGGCTATAATTCCATCGGGTTTTTCGCGCTCGAACCGCGGTATCTTGGCCCCGACGGCATTGCAGGTTTCCGCAAGATGGTGGACCGGTTTCACGCAGCTGGCATCGAGGTCATTCTCGATGTTGTCTACAACCATACCGCCGAAGGCGATCAGCGCGGCCCGACCCTGTCGTATCGGGGATTAGATAATGCGTCTTACTATCGTCTGACCGCTGGTCAGCCGCGCTATTACGTAAATGATACCGGGTGTGGGAACACGTTGAATGTGGCGCATCCGTATGTGCTGCGCATGGTGCTTGATAGTTTGCGGTTCTGGGTCGAATGCATGGGGATCGACGGGTTCCGATTTGATCTGGCCACGACATTGGGGCGCGAAGATCACGGGTTTGATGTGCGCGGTGGTTTCTTTGATGCACTGCGTCAGGACCCAGTGTTGGCGAATGTGCGTATGATCGCGGAACCGTGGGACATTGGCCCCGGCGGGTATCAGTTGGGCGGGTTCCCCCACGAATTTAACGAATGGAACGACAGCTACCGCGACACCGTGCGCAGGTATTGGCGGGGGGATGCACACAGCGCGCAGGAACTGGGCGCGCGGTTGTTAGGATCGGCGGATAAGTTTGATCACAAAGGCCGACGCGCGGATTCTTCGATCAACTTTTTGGCCTCGCACGACGGTTTTACGCTGGCGGATACCACCCGTTACAATCACCGCCATAACGAGGCGAACACAGAAAATAATCGCGACGGCCACCATTCCAATTATTCGGATAATGCCGGTGTCGAGGGTGAAACAGATGACCCTGCCATCCGCCTGATCCGAACCCGCAGGCAGCGCAACATGCTGGCCACGTTGTTTCTGTCGCAAGGCACGCCGATGATCCCAGCCGGAGACGAATTTGCCAATTCGCAAAAGGGGAACAACAACGCCTATTGCCAAGACAATCCGATCGGATGGATTGATTGGGAAACAGCGGACACGGAGCTTTTGGCCTTTGTGGCAAGCCTCTCGACCTTCCGGCGGAATCATCTCAGCGTGCGACAAAACCGGTTCCTGCATGGTGCAGCCCGCCCCAAAGATGGCCTGCCGGATGTGGCGTGGACGGATTTCGCAGGCGAACCACTGGAATGGCGCGATCCGGGTCTTGCGAACCTGTGCCTGTTGTTGCGGTGTTCAGCAGAGGCGCCGGATTACGCCCCTGACAGTGACATCGTCTTCATCGTTTTCAATCGGGCACCTGAGCCAGGCAAAGTAATTCTGCCGTTGCCCGAGCCTGATCATCATTGGGTCCGTGCCATCGATACGGATGCGAACGAACAAGGCGCGTTTTGCGAATTGGAAGGGCCGCACACCATCGTGGCTGGCGAAACCGTCGTGGCCTTTGTGCAAAAGACCGATGGGGCACAGCTATGA
- a CDS encoding ISNCY family transposase gives MGLVIMSERELNRIEVLSQVTQGRMTAVTAANVLGLSRRQVHRLLKSFQAEGPAVIRHKARGRRSNNSIDPAVLEFAVTLVKENYIDFGPTFAAEKLAEDHGLKVSRETLRKLMQDAGIWLSRKQRRTFHQPRLRRECFGELIQIDGSDHRWFENRGPACTLLVFIDDATSTLMQLRFVTSESTFSYFEALDLYLAAHGRPVAFYSDKHTVFRVANQSAKSGHGMTQFGRALNALNIEILCANSSQAKGRVERANRTLQDRLVKELRLAGISDMEEANAFLPGFTDRYNAKFAKVPRRADNLHRPMNIEPDRLRDIFCFRDERLVSKQLAFSYERQRIILAENEITRDLPGKYVDTFAFPDGSLDIRWKGVSIPYTVFDKDQRVTHAAITENKRLGAVLEHIKAEQDKAAPKKRRAGKQRTRYEPTGRRNTEGWSSKLAIRAKKKQAEATQTAAE, from the coding sequence GTGGGATTGGTGATCATGAGCGAACGCGAGCTGAACCGCATAGAAGTACTGAGCCAAGTGACACAAGGCCGGATGACGGCAGTGACAGCGGCAAATGTTCTGGGACTGAGCCGACGACAAGTCCATCGGCTGTTGAAGAGTTTCCAGGCAGAAGGCCCAGCAGTGATCCGTCACAAAGCGCGTGGCCGAAGATCGAACAACAGTATTGATCCTGCGGTGCTTGAGTTTGCTGTGACGCTGGTCAAAGAGAACTACATCGACTTTGGGCCAACCTTTGCAGCTGAGAAGCTGGCCGAGGATCACGGTCTGAAGGTATCCCGTGAGACGCTTCGCAAGTTGATGCAGGACGCTGGAATCTGGTTGTCACGCAAACAACGTCGCACATTCCATCAGCCCAGATTGCGCCGGGAATGCTTTGGCGAGTTGATCCAGATTGATGGCTCAGATCATCGCTGGTTCGAAAATCGCGGGCCAGCGTGCACTCTGCTCGTTTTCATAGACGATGCGACCAGTACGTTGATGCAACTGCGGTTTGTGACCTCTGAGAGTACCTTCAGTTACTTTGAAGCGCTGGATCTGTATCTGGCAGCACATGGTCGGCCGGTTGCGTTCTATTCTGACAAACACACAGTGTTTCGTGTCGCCAATCAGTCGGCCAAATCAGGGCACGGCATGACCCAGTTTGGTCGGGCTTTGAACGCGTTAAACATCGAGATTCTCTGCGCAAACAGCTCTCAGGCCAAAGGGCGTGTCGAACGCGCCAACCGCACCTTGCAGGATCGTTTGGTTAAAGAACTTAGGCTTGCAGGCATCTCAGACATGGAGGAGGCGAATGCGTTCCTGCCCGGCTTCACGGACCGCTATAACGCCAAGTTTGCAAAGGTGCCCCGTCGCGCCGACAACCTGCACCGTCCGATGAACATCGAACCGGATCGTCTGCGTGACATCTTCTGTTTCAGAGACGAGCGGCTTGTCAGCAAACAACTGGCCTTCTCCTATGAGCGCCAACGTATCATCCTGGCCGAGAATGAGATCACCCGCGATCTGCCGGGCAAATATGTGGATACCTTCGCCTTTCCAGACGGCAGCTTGGACATCCGATGGAAAGGCGTTTCAATCCCTTACACCGTCTTCGACAAGGATCAGCGCGTCACACATGCGGCCATCACTGAGAACAAGCGCCTAGGTGCCGTGCTTGAACACATCAAAGCTGAACAGGACAAGGCCGCTCCTAAAAAGCGCCGCGCTGGCAAACAGCGCACACGCTACGAGCCAACCGGGCGGCGCAACACAGAAGGTTGGAGTTCAAAGCTGGCCATTAGAGCCAAAAAGAAACAGGCGGAAGCTACGCAGACAGCAGCAGAATAA
- the glgA gene encoding glycogen synthase GlgA → MNLLFVASECTPFIKTGGLADVIGAVPKALAAEGVSVRVLIPAYPALSDHIASGTQVAQFDDLFGGRARIVAAQADGLDLLLLDAPHLYDRAGSIYLGPDGQDWHDNDLRFAALSYAGAQIGVGCLDNWTPDVINAHDWQAGLVPAYLRQHDGPTPPVVMTIHNIAFQGVFDATRLAALGLNADMFTPDGVEYYGKISFLKAGIALSQKVTTVSPTYAAELLTPDFGMGLDGLLRARQSDLSGILNGIDLDVWNPATDPALVATYSAKSMKGKARNKAEVMSRFGLTDGDCPLFCVVSRMTSQKGLDMLLDCLDDLVGHGAKLALLGSGEPGLERAFIDASNRYAGSVGTIIGYDEDLSHLMQAGSDAILIPSRFEPCGLTQLYGLRYGTLPVVARTGGLADTVIDANEAALLADCATGFQFAPITSTMFAHTIARACALYLQPKIWGAMMRRAMRHPVGWDLSAAAYLDVYTAAQES, encoded by the coding sequence ATGAACCTGCTTTTTGTCGCCTCAGAATGTACGCCGTTTATCAAAACCGGTGGCTTGGCCGATGTCATCGGCGCGGTGCCAAAAGCACTAGCCGCAGAAGGCGTATCCGTTCGGGTTTTGATCCCCGCTTATCCCGCGCTGTCGGACCATATCGCGTCGGGTACCCAAGTTGCGCAGTTTGACGATTTGTTTGGCGGACGTGCGCGGATCGTTGCAGCACAGGCAGACGGGTTGGATTTGCTGTTGCTGGATGCGCCGCATCTGTATGATCGCGCGGGCAGTATTTATCTGGGTCCGGACGGGCAGGACTGGCACGATAACGATCTGCGGTTTGCGGCGTTGTCTTATGCGGGTGCCCAAATTGGCGTCGGCTGTTTGGACAATTGGACGCCGGATGTGATTAACGCGCATGACTGGCAAGCGGGATTGGTGCCTGCCTATTTGCGCCAGCACGATGGCCCTACACCGCCGGTGGTCATGACGATCCACAACATTGCGTTCCAAGGCGTTTTTGATGCGACGCGGTTGGCTGCGCTTGGTTTGAACGCTGATATGTTCACGCCCGATGGTGTAGAATACTATGGTAAAATCAGTTTTTTGAAGGCGGGCATCGCGCTAAGTCAAAAGGTCACGACGGTTAGCCCCACGTATGCGGCTGAATTGCTCACACCGGATTTTGGTATGGGTCTTGATGGCCTGTTGCGGGCGCGTCAATCGGACCTCAGCGGTATTCTGAACGGCATTGATTTGGACGTTTGGAACCCTGCAACGGACCCTGCGTTGGTTGCGACCTATTCTGCCAAATCCATGAAGGGCAAGGCGCGTAACAAGGCAGAAGTCATGTCTCGTTTTGGACTGACCGATGGCGACTGCCCATTGTTCTGCGTTGTCAGCCGGATGACGTCGCAAAAGGGGTTGGATATGTTGCTGGATTGCCTCGACGATCTGGTGGGGCACGGGGCAAAACTGGCGCTTTTGGGCTCTGGCGAACCGGGGTTGGAACGTGCGTTTATTGATGCGTCGAACCGCTATGCGGGCTCTGTCGGTACGATCATTGGCTACGATGAAGACCTGTCGCATCTGATGCAGGCGGGAAGTGATGCGATCTTGATCCCGTCGCGGTTCGAACCCTGCGGACTGACCCAGCTTTACGGGTTGCGCTATGGCACCTTGCCAGTTGTCGCACGAACTGGTGGGCTGGCTGATACGGTGATCGACGCGAATGAAGCGGCGTTGCTTGCCGATTGCGCAACCGGATTTCAGTTTGCGCCGATTACATCGACGATGTTTGCGCACACGATTGCACGCGCCTGTGCACTGTACCTACAACCGAAAATCTGGGGTGCAATGATGCGCCGCGCCATGCGTCATCCTGTGGGATGGGACCTGTCGGCGGCTGCATATTTGGACGTCTACACTGCTGCTCAGGAAAGCTAA